From one Geoalkalibacter halelectricus genomic stretch:
- a CDS encoding c-type cytochrome, whose product MTRFDSLITRCLFATTLGWFLVSAQDVVAHGDDHAHMQEMMALKERIPEQYHIMDRTPVTPSPESLARGARLYTRHCAACHGPRGEGDGPAATALPAPPASFLDREHSDIYGPGEKYWIIGEGIVEAAMPGFAGQLSPRDRWDLVNFILELQKQAETKGKDD is encoded by the coding sequence ATGACAAGGTTCGATAGTCTGATCACCCGGTGTCTGTTTGCAACCACTCTGGGCTGGTTTCTTGTTTCTGCCCAGGATGTCGTTGCCCATGGAGACGACCACGCACACATGCAGGAAATGATGGCTCTCAAAGAGCGTATCCCGGAGCAATATCACATCATGGACCGCACTCCGGTAACACCTTCCCCGGAGTCCTTGGCGCGCGGCGCGCGGCTCTATACCCGCCATTGCGCAGCCTGCCACGGTCCTCGGGGAGAGGGTGACGGCCCGGCAGCGACAGCCTTGCCCGCACCTCCGGCCAGTTTTCTTGATCGTGAACACAGCGATATTTACGGCCCTGGCGAAAAATACTGGATTATCGGCGAAGGGATTGTCGAGGCCGCCATGCCCGGATTTGCCGGGCAACTCAGCCCGCGTGATCGTTGGGACCTGGTGAACTTCATTCTGGAGTTGCAAAAACAGGCCGAAACGAAGGGGAAAGATGACTGA
- a CDS encoding multicopper oxidase family protein, translated as MTRRQMLARSAAVFAGGVLLKEVGEAQGAPPPPSAGNQRPGADAINRHLPVHTPNVENLPWKIVDGVKVFHLIAEPVRHELAPGLRVDGWGYNGRVHGPTIEAVEGDRVRIYVTNRLPEPTSVHWHGILLPNGMDGVAGLNQRPIPPGETYRYEFTLRQHGTHMYHPHFDEMTQMAMGMMGLFIIHPRDSRAYRVDQDFALLLSEWKIQVGTSRPDPGEMVDFNILTMNGRAFPGTEPLLVRQGEKVRIRLVNLSAMSHHPIHLHGYKFLVTATDGGKIPPSAQWPETTVLVPVGSSRDIEFNADEPGDWALHCHMTHHLMNQMGHDIPNMIGMDPSGLDEKIQRFLPGYMTMGHTGMGGMGTMGMPVPRNSIPMLGGEGPFGHIDMAGMFTIVKVHPTRPAPDDWYEHPPGTVAEPAPEQDLRRDGIKTG; from the coding sequence ATGACCCGTCGTCAGATGCTGGCCCGCAGCGCCGCCGTTTTCGCAGGCGGTGTGCTGCTTAAAGAGGTCGGAGAGGCGCAGGGCGCTCCCCCCCCACCGTCCGCGGGGAACCAGCGCCCCGGTGCCGATGCAATAAACCGGCATTTGCCGGTACATACGCCCAACGTCGAGAATCTTCCCTGGAAAATCGTTGACGGCGTCAAAGTCTTTCATCTCATTGCCGAGCCGGTCCGTCATGAATTAGCTCCGGGCCTGCGCGTTGACGGTTGGGGCTACAACGGGCGGGTGCACGGCCCGACCATAGAGGCCGTCGAAGGTGACCGGGTGCGGATCTACGTCACCAACCGCCTGCCCGAGCCGACCTCCGTGCATTGGCACGGCATCTTGCTGCCCAACGGTATGGATGGGGTTGCGGGGCTCAATCAGCGCCCTATCCCGCCAGGTGAAACCTATCGCTATGAATTCACCCTGCGCCAGCACGGCACCCACATGTACCATCCCCACTTCGACGAAATGACCCAGATGGCCATGGGCATGATGGGGCTGTTCATCATCCACCCGCGCGATTCGCGGGCTTATCGCGTCGATCAGGATTTTGCCCTTTTGCTCAGTGAGTGGAAGATCCAGGTCGGCACTTCGCGCCCAGATCCGGGGGAGATGGTCGATTTCAATATCCTGACCATGAATGGTCGGGCCTTCCCTGGAACTGAACCTCTGCTGGTGCGACAGGGCGAAAAGGTGCGCATCCGCCTGGTGAATCTCAGCGCCATGAGTCACCATCCCATTCATCTGCACGGCTACAAATTTCTCGTCACCGCCACCGATGGAGGGAAAATCCCTCCCTCGGCCCAGTGGCCGGAAACCACCGTCCTGGTGCCCGTCGGCAGCAGCCGTGATATTGAGTTCAACGCCGACGAACCGGGTGATTGGGCGCTGCATTGCCACATGACCCATCATCTGATGAACCAGATGGGGCACGACATCCCCAACATGATCGGCATGGATCCAAGCGGACTGGATGAAAAAATCCAACGTTTTCTGCCGGGCTACATGACCATGGGGCACACCGGCATGGGAGGCATGGGAACCATGGGCATGCCGGTGCCGCGCAACAGCATTCCCATGCTCGGCGGCGAAGGACCCTTCGGGCACATCGACATGGCCGGCATGTTCACCATCGTCAAAGTCCACCCGACGCGCCCCGCTCCAGATGACTGGTATGAACATCCGCCCGGTACGGTAGCGGAACCGGCCCCTGAGCAGGACCTGCGGCGCGATGGGATAAAAACCGGCTGA
- a CDS encoding sulfurtransferase TusA family protein, translated as MSVIDLRGLSCPTNFVKAKLALELLDPGEVVEFLLDDGEPVKNVPRSLKAEGHRLLELKEEEGFYRLRIEKGEEIP; from the coding sequence ATGTCCGTCATCGATCTGCGCGGCCTCAGCTGCCCGACCAATTTCGTCAAAGCCAAACTCGCCCTGGAATTGCTTGACCCCGGCGAGGTGGTCGAATTTCTTCTGGATGACGGCGAGCCGGTAAAAAATGTGCCCCGCAGCCTCAAGGCCGAGGGGCACAGGTTGTTGGAACTTAAGGAAGAAGAAGGTTTTTACCGGCTGCGTATCGAAAAGGGGGAGGAGATCCCTTGA
- a CDS encoding 4Fe-4S dicluster-binding protein: protein MSKKTVKTAMDLKNLKAGGFIKERGKDLFTVRLRVPGGRLPIVRLKKIAEVAERYGGDFVHLSVRQSIELIHVNFKDFDAVVAALGEAEQQVASCGARMRVPTACGGCEYNPHGLVDTQASALEVDRKLFGSETGHHKFKVGFAGCPFDCPKSAINDVGFQGAIWPRLRQDLCIHCGLCVKSCTEKAIEKNPDDTLSFISERCTYCGDCVKVCPSEAWQVEKKGYTVRVGGKWGRKPLVGTLFAVFLPEEQVVDFIAAVLDWYREQALGMGRIRIGDVIHRAGVGSLLAHLRKDFPESVVESTIPPQVIDTQIGKQ, encoded by the coding sequence ATGTCCAAAAAAACCGTGAAAACCGCCATGGATTTAAAGAACCTCAAGGCCGGCGGCTTCATCAAGGAGCGCGGCAAGGATCTGTTCACCGTGCGTCTACGGGTGCCCGGCGGCCGCTTGCCCATCGTCCGCCTGAAAAAAATCGCCGAGGTCGCCGAGCGCTACGGCGGCGATTTCGTCCATCTTTCGGTGCGTCAATCCATCGAGTTGATCCATGTAAACTTCAAGGATTTCGATGCGGTGGTCGCGGCTCTCGGCGAAGCGGAGCAGCAGGTCGCCTCATGCGGGGCGCGCATGCGCGTTCCGACCGCCTGCGGAGGGTGCGAATACAATCCCCACGGCCTGGTCGATACCCAGGCCTCGGCCCTGGAGGTCGACCGCAAGCTCTTCGGCAGCGAGACCGGCCATCACAAATTCAAGGTCGGATTCGCCGGTTGTCCCTTCGATTGTCCCAAATCGGCCATCAACGATGTCGGCTTTCAGGGAGCGATCTGGCCGCGGTTGCGCCAGGATTTGTGCATTCATTGCGGGCTGTGCGTGAAATCCTGCACCGAGAAGGCCATTGAAAAAAATCCGGACGACACGCTTAGTTTCATTTCCGAGCGATGTACCTATTGCGGAGACTGCGTCAAGGTGTGCCCCAGCGAAGCCTGGCAGGTGGAGAAAAAAGGCTACACCGTGCGCGTGGGCGGCAAATGGGGACGCAAACCCCTGGTCGGTACCCTGTTCGCCGTTTTTCTGCCCGAGGAGCAGGTGGTCGACTTCATTGCCGCGGTGCTGGACTGGTATCGAGAGCAGGCGCTAGGAATGGGGCGTATCCGCATCGGCGATGTGATCCACAGGGCCGGCGTGGGTTCCCTGCTGGCGCATCTGCGCAAGGATTTTCCCGAGTCCGTCGTGGAGTCGACCATCCCTCCGCAGGTTATCGACACCCAGATTGGAAAACAATGA
- a CDS encoding HesA/MoeB/ThiF family protein — protein sequence MFTEEQIERYSRHIILKEVGGKGQKKLLDGRVLIIGAGALGSPAALYLTAAGVGTLGVADADDVELSNLQRQVIHFTSDIGRPKVQSAKEKMEAVNSDVRVVTHQGWVNADNIRAMIRDYDFIIDGTDNFAAKFLINDACVMEGKSYSHAGILGFFGQTITVVPYESTCYRCIFPKPPPRDAIPTCSQAGVIGVLPGVIGTLQATEAVKFLLGKGELLKNRLLMYDALDMQFREVNLKRNPNCPLCGEAPTITELRDEDEAANICNIHQK from the coding sequence GTGTTCACGGAAGAGCAGATCGAGCGCTACTCGCGCCATATCATCCTTAAGGAGGTCGGCGGCAAGGGCCAAAAAAAGCTGCTCGACGGGCGGGTCCTGATCATCGGTGCGGGCGCCTTGGGTTCTCCTGCCGCCTTGTATCTCACCGCGGCCGGAGTGGGCACCCTCGGAGTTGCCGATGCTGATGACGTCGAATTGTCCAACTTGCAGCGCCAGGTGATTCATTTCACTTCCGACATTGGTCGACCGAAGGTTCAATCCGCCAAGGAGAAGATGGAGGCCGTCAACTCTGATGTGCGGGTCGTCACTCATCAGGGCTGGGTGAATGCCGATAATATCCGTGCAATGATCCGGGATTACGATTTCATCATCGACGGCACGGACAATTTTGCTGCCAAGTTTCTTATCAACGATGCCTGCGTCATGGAAGGCAAAAGTTATTCCCACGCCGGCATTCTGGGCTTTTTCGGACAGACCATCACCGTGGTGCCATACGAGTCCACCTGTTACCGCTGCATCTTTCCCAAGCCGCCGCCGCGCGACGCTATTCCAACTTGCTCGCAAGCGGGAGTCATCGGCGTGCTGCCTGGGGTGATCGGCACCTTGCAGGCCACCGAGGCGGTCAAATTTCTTCTCGGGAAGGGCGAGCTGCTAAAAAACCGTCTGCTGATGTATGACGCCCTGGACATGCAGTTTCGCGAAGTCAATCTCAAGCGCAATCCCAACTGCCCCTTGTGCGGCGAGGCGCCGACCATTACCGAACTGCGTGACGAGGATGAAGCAGCAAACATCTGCAACATTCATCAGAAATGA
- a CDS encoding porin has protein sequence MKKFFLGALVSTLLFALSSPAAAWGPRLEVDEDTWLQLGFLAQLQYETVENAAGTDNNKWSNEFFTRRARILAMGSVHEKVKFFFDTDVPNAGKTGSDNSLIWNDGIIDFQFMPEINVSMGRILPPFALETQASATTLLGIDYNLNSIKLPTPNDRSFWRDDGVEARGLLAGGLIDYRVGVFKGQRDAAMNPDDELRTTGMIMVNLGDAQGGWFYNMNSLGAIDALSFGVGFDRIPHSAAGVSNGKAWSLFALVDQGLGIGRLTGAAAYYDWDGDGWAGGFEGKTASVQAGYLVPCMLLDGAHWQPVVRWQHQNPDVGPKLDTLNLGLNYYLRGHNVNFKVDYAVNDQIIAGERVDAFRFQTQIYF, from the coding sequence ATGAAAAAGTTTTTTCTTGGTGCATTGGTTTCAACCTTGCTTTTCGCCCTGAGTTCTCCGGCGGCTGCCTGGGGCCCACGTTTGGAGGTTGACGAGGATACCTGGCTGCAACTTGGCTTCCTCGCCCAACTGCAATACGAAACCGTTGAAAATGCCGCCGGCACGGACAACAACAAATGGAGCAACGAATTTTTTACCCGTCGGGCGCGTATTCTCGCCATGGGTTCCGTGCATGAAAAAGTCAAATTTTTCTTTGACACGGATGTGCCCAATGCCGGCAAGACCGGCTCAGATAACTCCCTGATCTGGAATGACGGGATAATCGACTTTCAGTTCATGCCGGAAATCAATGTGTCGATGGGCCGCATTCTGCCGCCGTTCGCCCTGGAAACCCAGGCTTCGGCCACCACGCTGCTCGGCATCGACTACAATCTCAATTCAATCAAGTTGCCTACCCCCAATGATCGTTCGTTCTGGCGCGATGACGGGGTCGAAGCGCGCGGCCTTCTTGCCGGTGGTCTCATCGATTATCGCGTCGGCGTTTTCAAGGGTCAAAGAGACGCGGCCATGAATCCCGACGACGAACTTCGCACCACGGGCATGATCATGGTCAATCTCGGCGATGCCCAGGGTGGTTGGTTTTATAACATGAACAGTTTGGGCGCCATCGATGCGCTGTCGTTCGGCGTGGGCTTTGACCGCATTCCCCACAGTGCCGCCGGTGTCAGCAACGGCAAGGCCTGGAGCCTGTTCGCCCTGGTCGACCAGGGGTTGGGAATCGGTCGCCTGACCGGTGCCGCCGCTTATTATGATTGGGACGGAGACGGCTGGGCTGGAGGCTTTGAGGGCAAAACCGCCTCTGTACAGGCCGGCTACCTGGTGCCCTGTATGTTGTTGGACGGTGCCCATTGGCAGCCGGTGGTGCGCTGGCAGCATCAGAATCCCGACGTCGGTCCTAAACTCGACACGCTCAATCTGGGTTTGAATTATTACCTGCGTGGACATAACGTTAATTTCAAGGTTGACTATGCGGTCAACGACCAGATCATTGCCGGCGAGCGCGTCGACGCTTTCCGCTTCCAAACCCAGATTTACTTCTAG
- a CDS encoding TolC family protein, protein MKVIFLWMLVPILGLMTGCAFLPRDAGIGEVATLVEERTGEPLYWPGVSLDEEVLALRVQELLEQPLSAVGATRLALLNNPSLHAQLEDLGIARADLVRAGLLRNPVLSATVLFPEGGGRTQLEFSLVQEFLHVVQLPLKRRVATKNFEQVKLRTADAALTLAAETREAFYQAQGSLWLREIHGLIEEVAEAAADVAERLHRAGNITDLALAREMERYQQARLAHMQARTRQALDQEKLAVLLGVTQSESLRIAPRLPALPPAEIDEIDLEERALAQRLDLAVMRLEREVRAEALRGTRFSAMQPDLGLGAEVERESDGTWLAGPKVRMNLPIFDAGGSAVAAQQGWWRQALRQEAALEAQIRSDVRQAWLALQQARAEVEHYRQILLPLHDQILEESQLHYNAMQLGVFDLLEAKQRQLEIGSRHVNARRDYWLAHSRLTWVVGGLLPEPVSPEIDEDLEGLFGTEEVPATEPEMVPDSHQEHDH, encoded by the coding sequence GTGAAAGTTATCTTTCTCTGGATGCTGGTACCGATTCTGGGTCTTATGACCGGGTGCGCCTTCTTGCCCCGAGATGCCGGAATCGGCGAGGTTGCGACCCTGGTCGAGGAGCGTACCGGCGAGCCTCTGTATTGGCCCGGGGTCAGCCTGGACGAGGAAGTTCTCGCACTGCGTGTGCAGGAGTTGCTGGAACAACCCCTGAGCGCAGTTGGAGCGACGCGCCTGGCTCTGCTGAACAACCCGTCCCTGCACGCGCAGTTGGAGGATTTGGGCATTGCCCGGGCCGACCTGGTGCGCGCCGGTTTGTTGCGCAACCCGGTTTTGAGTGCCACGGTGCTTTTTCCGGAAGGGGGCGGGCGGACCCAGTTGGAATTTTCCTTGGTTCAGGAATTTCTGCATGTCGTGCAACTGCCTCTTAAGCGCCGCGTGGCGACAAAAAATTTCGAGCAGGTCAAGCTGCGCACCGCGGATGCCGCCCTGACTCTGGCCGCTGAAACCCGCGAGGCTTTTTATCAGGCCCAGGGGAGTCTTTGGCTCAGGGAAATTCATGGTTTGATTGAAGAGGTCGCGGAAGCCGCGGCGGATGTCGCCGAGCGACTTCATCGCGCAGGCAACATCACCGACCTGGCCCTGGCCCGGGAAATGGAGCGTTATCAGCAGGCACGGCTGGCGCATATGCAGGCTCGTACCCGCCAGGCTCTGGATCAGGAAAAGCTGGCCGTTCTACTGGGGGTGACGCAATCCGAATCCCTGCGCATCGCTCCGCGATTGCCCGCCCTGCCTCCCGCTGAAATCGACGAAATCGACTTGGAAGAGCGCGCGTTGGCGCAGCGCCTCGATCTGGCCGTTATGCGCCTGGAGCGCGAGGTTCGCGCCGAGGCCTTGCGTGGCACGCGCTTTTCCGCAATGCAGCCCGATCTGGGTCTGGGCGCCGAGGTCGAACGTGAAAGCGACGGCACCTGGCTGGCGGGTCCCAAGGTGCGCATGAATTTGCCGATTTTCGACGCAGGCGGCTCTGCTGTGGCCGCCCAGCAGGGGTGGTGGCGTCAGGCGCTGAGGCAAGAGGCGGCCCTGGAGGCCCAGATCCGCAGCGACGTGCGTCAAGCCTGGTTGGCGTTGCAGCAGGCCCGCGCGGAGGTCGAACATTATCGCCAGATCCTTCTGCCTTTGCATGACCAGATCCTCGAAGAGAGCCAATTACACTACAACGCCATGCAATTGGGCGTGTTTGATCTGCTCGAAGCCAAACAGCGGCAACTCGAGATCGGAAGCCGACATGTCAATGCCCGGAGGGATTATTGGCTGGCCCACAGCCGCTTGACCTGGGTGGTGGGCGGGCTGCTGCCCGAGCCCGTTTCGCCCGAAATCGATGAGGATCTGGAAGGCTTGTTCGGGACCGAGGAGGTCCCCGCCACCGAACCCGAAATGGTGCCGGACTCCCACCAGGAACATGACCACTGA
- a CDS encoding carboxymuconolactone decarboxylase family protein: protein MRIPGVSGDQGPLAVRLLFRVLGKVPAPLRIYGRRPNILATFLALGRAVRRQGEFPERLKRLAMYRTARVIECAF from the coding sequence ATGCGTATTCCAGGCGTTTCAGGGGATCAAGGGCCGTTAGCGGTGCGCTTGCTGTTTCGGGTGCTGGGTAAGGTGCCGGCGCCGCTGCGCATTTACGGCCGGCGGCCGAACATTCTAGCAACGTTTCTAGCCCTGGGTCGGGCGGTGCGGCGCCAAGGAGAGTTTCCGGAGCGCCTGAAACGCCTGGCCATGTATCGCACCGCGCGGGTCATCGAGTGCGCTTTTTGA
- a CDS encoding sigma-54 interaction domain-containing protein, with protein MCHEKHNTLECETGCHTRKNKPPSEVPTLVGRSDVFQALLAVARRVAGSEATVLLQGESGTGKELIARFIHGSSTRRHGPFVPLNCSAIPENLLESLLFGHCKGAFTGAVRDQPGKFEQAQGGTLFLDEIGDLPLNLQPRLLRALQERVIEPVGGTVKAVDVRVISATNCELAQCINQGVFREDLYYRLAVVPLFLPPLRDRYEDIPPLATHFLRKKADCSDMELSPCVMKKLINYDWPGNVRELENVIEQMVIFSRGTTIYESELPARLRLRGTGARSEVVRLPENGYSLDDIIKEAISQAMIKCGGNQARAAAFLQIPRHALVYRLAKYGLQFTPKIDLK; from the coding sequence ATGTGCCACGAAAAACATAACACCCTGGAATGTGAAACAGGGTGCCACACCAGGAAAAATAAACCACCCTCGGAAGTGCCCACCCTCGTCGGCCGCAGTGACGTGTTCCAGGCACTATTGGCCGTCGCCCGGCGGGTTGCCGGCAGCGAGGCCACGGTTTTGTTGCAAGGTGAAAGCGGCACAGGCAAGGAACTTATTGCTCGCTTTATCCATGGCAGCAGCACCCGCAGGCATGGCCCTTTTGTTCCCCTGAATTGCTCGGCGATACCGGAAAATTTGCTCGAAAGTTTATTGTTCGGCCACTGTAAGGGTGCTTTCACCGGCGCGGTGCGTGATCAGCCAGGTAAGTTCGAGCAAGCCCAGGGCGGCACACTTTTTCTCGATGAAATCGGGGATCTGCCCTTGAATTTGCAGCCCCGGTTATTGCGGGCTTTGCAGGAGCGCGTTATCGAACCGGTCGGCGGCACAGTGAAGGCGGTAGATGTGCGGGTTATCTCGGCGACAAATTGCGAGTTGGCCCAGTGCATAAATCAAGGCGTCTTTCGTGAGGATCTTTACTATCGATTGGCGGTGGTGCCGCTTTTTTTGCCGCCGTTGCGGGACAGATATGAGGATATACCCCCTTTGGCGACCCATTTCCTCAGAAAAAAAGCCGATTGCAGCGATATGGAACTCAGCCCCTGTGTCATGAAAAAACTAATAAATTACGATTGGCCGGGAAATGTGCGCGAACTGGAAAATGTCATAGAGCAGATGGTAATTTTTTCGCGCGGCACTACAATCTATGAAAGTGAACTCCCCGCCAGACTTCGACTGCGCGGAACGGGAGCACGATCGGAAGTTGTTCGCCTGCCGGAAAACGGCTACTCCTTGGATGATATTATCAAAGAGGCGATCTCCCAAGCTATGATCAAATGTGGTGGAAACCAGGCTCGTGCCGCGGCGTTTCTCCAGATACCGCGCCATGCCCTCGTCTATCGTCTGGCAAAATACGGACTGCAATTCACTCCGAAAATCGATTTGAAATGA